A single genomic interval of Lacrimispora sphenoides JCM 1415 harbors:
- a CDS encoding AraC family transcriptional regulator, whose translation MKKELLEYLRSASVGNNDIRRGLADGDAAMGQRKLMDMCCQPHEVPIPDHCHNYIELVYMCSGSTVHVINGSSIVRLDTNDLLLIKQGTRHAVEPAGREDIAVHFTLLPEFFFHLELTVEDGGVLRRFFTGAPSGKHSVADYLHFHLQDMLPAKNLLENMIWSLMEDKKGREEINQATMGILIMELFHNVDKAELHDIAQYEEKIAMTAYQYLENNYPTATLEEFSTLSMQPSYYISRLFKRHYQVTFTECLQLIRMMRAANYLTSTSKPVEEIIAEVGYENNSYFHRLFKERYGLTPKQYRDMTKNQF comes from the coding sequence ATGAAAAAAGAACTTCTGGAATATTTAAGGAGCGCATCAGTAGGCAATAATGATATAAGGAGAGGCCTGGCTGATGGGGATGCTGCTATGGGCCAGAGAAAGCTGATGGACATGTGCTGCCAGCCTCACGAGGTTCCGATTCCGGATCATTGCCATAATTATATAGAGCTGGTTTATATGTGCAGCGGATCTACGGTTCATGTGATCAATGGCAGTAGTATTGTTCGGCTGGATACCAATGATCTTCTGCTCATAAAGCAGGGGACAAGACATGCCGTTGAACCTGCAGGCAGGGAGGATATTGCTGTACATTTCACTCTGCTGCCGGAATTTTTCTTCCATCTGGAGCTGACAGTAGAGGACGGAGGTGTTCTGCGCCGCTTTTTTACCGGGGCTCCATCAGGAAAGCATTCTGTGGCGGATTACCTTCATTTTCATTTGCAGGATATGCTGCCTGCGAAGAATCTGCTGGAGAATATGATCTGGTCGCTCATGGAAGATAAAAAGGGCAGAGAGGAAATTAATCAGGCTACCATGGGAATACTGATCATGGAGCTGTTTCATAATGTAGATAAGGCAGAATTGCATGATATAGCCCAATATGAGGAAAAGATCGCAATGACTGCATATCAATATTTAGAGAACAACTATCCAACCGCAACCTTAGAAGAATTTTCTACCCTGTCCATGCAGCCGTCGTATTATATCAGCCGTTTGTTTAAACGGCATTATCAAGTGACATTTACGGAATGCCTGCAGCTAATCCGGATGATGAGGGCGGCAAATTATCTTACCTCCACGTCGAAGCCAGTGGAAGAGATCATTGCAGAAGTGGGTTATGAAAACAACAGTTATTTTCACCGGTTGTTTAAAGAACGGTATGGTCTGACGCCCAAGCAGTACAGGGATATGACCAAGAACCAATTCTGA
- a CDS encoding DUF2156 domain-containing protein has protein sequence MNLQFKPIEAEDIKKITPFYALRPNRTCDSVYLDSFIWRNYYHVKYAISDDKALLFLMEKDGEPFSAMPMCREEDLPHYFQEMVDYFNQVLKKPLRIYLADEEAINFLKLDPEKFEVTEQEDLKDYLYDGDAMRTLAGKKLHKKKNHLNSFLREYEGRYEYRTLCCSDRDNVLEFLDEWWENKVEAAEFVRQLDYEVMGIHDILKNCSMLNVRMAGVYIDGTLKAFTIGTYNPFENMAVIHIEKADPNVKGLYQFINQQFLIHAFPENPVLINREDDVGMEGLRKAKMSYYPIDFARKYGVVQKGF, from the coding sequence ATGAATTTACAATTTAAGCCGATAGAGGCAGAGGACATAAAGAAAATAACGCCTTTTTATGCCTTACGGCCCAACAGAACCTGCGACAGTGTATATTTAGACAGTTTTATCTGGAGAAATTATTACCATGTGAAGTATGCCATAAGTGATGATAAGGCATTGTTGTTTTTGATGGAAAAGGACGGAGAGCCATTTTCTGCAATGCCTATGTGCAGGGAAGAGGATCTTCCTCATTATTTTCAGGAAATGGTAGATTATTTTAATCAGGTTTTAAAAAAGCCTCTTCGCATCTATCTTGCGGATGAAGAGGCAATTAATTTCTTAAAGCTGGATCCAGAAAAGTTTGAGGTCACAGAACAGGAAGACTTAAAGGATTATCTTTATGATGGAGATGCCATGAGAACTCTGGCAGGGAAAAAGCTCCATAAGAAGAAAAATCATTTAAACTCATTTTTAAGGGAATATGAGGGCAGGTATGAGTACCGGACCCTTTGCTGTTCGGATCGGGATAATGTGCTGGAATTTCTGGATGAATGGTGGGAGAATAAGGTGGAAGCCGCAGAATTCGTCCGGCAGCTGGATTATGAAGTAATGGGCATCCATGATATTTTGAAGAACTGTTCTATGCTTAACGTAAGGATGGCAGGCGTATATATCGATGGAACTTTAAAGGCCTTTACCATCGGCACTTACAATCCTTTTGAAAACATGGCAGTCATACACATTGAAAAGGCTGACCCAAATGTGAAAGGGCTTTACCAGTTTATTAACCAGCAGTTTTTGATTCACGCATTCCCGGAAAACCCGGTGCTTATCAACCGGGAGGATGATGTTGGAATGGAAGGCCTTCGAAAGGCCAAAATGTCTTATTACCCCATTGACTTTGCTAGGAAATACGGAGTCGTTCAGAAGGGCTTTTAA
- a CDS encoding GNAT family N-acetyltransferase — MIRYLKQEEKGESRALWEKVFSEDSQSFIDYYYSDRVRKNKILTAWNEDRVVAMLHRNPYEVVVKDRLWKIDYIAGVATDPDCRHQGYMRRLLSRCFSDMYMERMGFCFLVPANPAIYFPFDFTYICDLPEVALSEKGRMHLSRRAFVERSDECREAARFVGRQLEKKYEVYALRDEEYYLNLSREVRSDRGDLILLFTRDERERLAGVWAYYGETAENQRELICLPDFIKKTGPLKPAVMGRIIHLEQFVSVIRLKEECPISEMELLIEVKDDFIRQNDGVFRWKLGQDGSSLIPVKDGSGIKPHLSMGISEMTSWLFGYSMPTVPEDRRSLVERIRPLKGVFFDEIT, encoded by the coding sequence ATGATACGGTATTTGAAGCAGGAAGAAAAAGGCGAGAGCCGGGCGTTGTGGGAAAAGGTTTTTTCTGAAGATTCCCAGAGCTTTATAGATTATTATTATTCGGACAGGGTACGGAAGAATAAGATTCTCACTGCCTGGAACGAGGACCGGGTGGTAGCCATGCTGCACCGCAATCCTTATGAGGTGGTGGTCAAGGACCGTTTATGGAAGATTGATTACATTGCCGGTGTTGCTACGGATCCGGATTGCCGCCATCAGGGATATATGAGGCGGCTTTTGAGCCGTTGTTTTTCCGATATGTATATGGAGCGGATGGGATTTTGCTTTCTGGTGCCCGCTAATCCGGCGATTTACTTCCCTTTTGATTTTACCTATATCTGTGATCTTCCGGAAGTGGCGCTGAGCGAAAAAGGACGGATGCACCTTAGCCGCCGTGCTTTTGTGGAGCGGTCGGATGAATGCAGGGAAGCTGCAAGATTTGTGGGAAGGCAGTTGGAAAAGAAGTATGAGGTCTATGCACTCAGGGATGAGGAATATTATTTAAACTTAAGCAGGGAAGTCAGAAGCGACAGAGGAGATCTGATTCTTCTTTTCACACGGGATGAGAGAGAAAGACTGGCCGGTGTGTGGGCTTATTATGGAGAGACAGCGGAAAATCAGCGGGAGCTTATTTGCCTGCCTGATTTTATAAAGAAAACAGGTCCCTTAAAGCCGGCTGTCATGGGCAGGATCATTCATCTGGAACAGTTTGTTTCCGTGATACGTTTAAAAGAGGAGTGCCCCATCAGCGAGATGGAACTGTTGATTGAGGTAAAGGATGACTTTATCCGTCAGAATGACGGAGTGTTCCGGTGGAAGCTGGGGCAGGACGGTTCCTCCCTTATTCCGGTTAAAGATGGATCCGGGATCAAACCTCATTTGTCCATGGGGATCAGCGAAATGACCTCCTGGCTGTTTGGATATAGTATGCCGACGGTGCCTGAGGACAGAAGATCTCTGGTTGAACGGATCAGGCCTTTAAAGGGAGTCTTTTTTGACGAAATTACTTAA
- a CDS encoding aldo/keto reductase yields MYQAAEDRYEKMEYKRCGRSGVLLPMVSLGLWQNFGMEKPLQEQREILLRAFDMGITHFDLANNYGSPALGKAEENFGEILKSDLGKYRDELLISTKAGFDMWPGPYGNWGSRKYLMASLDQSLKRMGLEYVDIFYHHRPDPGTPLEETMGALADIVKQGKALYVGISNYGDQEARDAVLMLKEMGVPCLIDQPRYNMFERGAEDGLFSTLLENGVGCICYSPLAQGALTDKYLKGIPQESRAARQGTTVGGRYLSEEKLDQIRQLNELALERGQTLARMALSWVLREEAVTSVLIGASSVKQLEDSTACLDNLKFTQEELDKIDSILK; encoded by the coding sequence ATGTATCAGGCAGCAGAAGACAGATATGAGAAAATGGAATACAAGCGTTGCGGAAGAAGCGGAGTGTTACTTCCCATGGTGTCCCTGGGTCTATGGCAGAATTTTGGCATGGAAAAGCCTTTACAGGAGCAGCGGGAGATTCTTTTAAGGGCATTTGACATGGGAATCACCCATTTTGATCTGGCCAATAACTACGGTTCTCCGGCATTAGGAAAAGCGGAGGAGAATTTCGGAGAGATTTTAAAAAGCGATCTGGGAAAATACAGGGATGAGCTGCTTATTTCCACCAAGGCCGGATTTGATATGTGGCCGGGACCGTATGGAAACTGGGGCTCCAGAAAGTACTTAATGGCCAGCCTGGATCAAAGCTTAAAACGGATGGGGCTGGAATATGTGGACATTTTCTATCACCACAGGCCGGATCCGGGGACCCCATTAGAGGAAACCATGGGAGCACTGGCTGATATTGTGAAGCAGGGAAAGGCACTTTATGTGGGAATCTCCAATTACGGAGATCAGGAAGCAAGAGATGCGGTTCTTATGTTAAAAGAAATGGGAGTTCCATGCCTGATCGATCAGCCAAGATATAACATGTTTGAAAGAGGGGCGGAAGATGGACTGTTTTCCACTCTGCTTGAAAATGGCGTAGGCTGCATCTGCTACAGTCCTCTGGCCCAGGGAGCCCTGACTGACAAATACTTAAAGGGCATTCCTCAGGAATCCAGAGCGGCAAGGCAGGGGACGACCGTAGGCGGGCGTTATCTGTCAGAGGAGAAGCTGGATCAGATAAGGCAGTTAAATGAACTGGCCCTGGAGCGGGGACAGACACTTGCCCGTATGGCTCTTTCCTGGGTACTTCGGGAAGAGGCGGTGACTTCCGTTCTGATCGGAGCCAGCAGTGTGAAACAATTGGAGGACAGTACGGCTTGTCTTGATAATCTTAAATTTACACAAGAAGAATTGGATAAGATTGATTCTATTTTAAAATAA
- a CDS encoding DUF951 domain-containing protein — protein MNYEVGDIVKLKKPHPCGSQEWEILRVGADFRLKCMGCSHQVMVPRKLVEKNTRGLKGQDGLPKT, from the coding sequence ATGAATTACGAGGTTGGAGATATTGTGAAACTTAAAAAGCCCCATCCCTGCGGAAGCCAGGAGTGGGAAATATTGAGAGTCGGTGCGGATTTTCGATTAAAATGCATGGGCTGCAGCCATCAGGTCATGGTGCCGAGAAAGCTGGTGGAGAAGAACACCAGGGGCTTAAAAGGGCAGGATGGTCTGCCAAAGACCTAA
- the rpsF gene encoding 30S ribosomal protein S6 has translation MNKYELTVVLNAKLEDEERAAAIEKVTGYITRFGGAVTNVDEWGKKRLAYEIQKMKEGFYYFIKFDGDSTTPNELEAHIRIMEPVIRYLCVRQEA, from the coding sequence ATGAACAAGTATGAGTTAACCGTTGTTCTTAACGCAAAGCTCGAGGATGAAGAGAGAGCTGCAGCCATCGAAAAAGTGACAGGTTATATCACTCGTTTCGGCGGTGCTGTAACAAACGTTGATGAATGGGGTAAGAAGAGATTAGCTTACGAGATTCAGAAAATGAAAGAAGGATTCTACTACTTCATCAAATTTGATGGCGATTCCACAACTCCCAACGAGTTGGAAGCACACATTCGTATTATGGAGCCTGTCATCAGATACTTATGCGTAAGACAAGAGGCATAA
- a CDS encoding single-stranded DNA-binding protein produces the protein MNKVILMGRLTRDPEVRYSQGERAMAIARYTLAVDRRSRRNQDGNEQTADFINCVAFDRAGEFAEKYFRQGMRVLISGRIQTGSYTNKDGIKVYTTDIVVEDQEFADSKGGAPGEGGGGYQPVSRPAPSSAIGDGFMNIPDGVEDEGLPFN, from the coding sequence ATGAACAAAGTAATCCTTATGGGCAGATTGACCCGTGATCCAGAAGTAAGATATTCCCAGGGAGAGCGTGCTATGGCAATCGCAAGGTATACCCTTGCAGTTGACCGCAGAAGCCGCAGGAATCAGGACGGCAATGAGCAGACGGCCGATTTTATCAATTGCGTTGCATTTGACAGAGCAGGTGAGTTTGCGGAGAAATATTTCCGTCAGGGCATGAGAGTACTGATTTCCGGAAGGATCCAGACTGGAAGTTATACGAATAAAGACGGCATTAAGGTTTATACAACAGATATCGTTGTAGAAGATCAGGAATTCGCAGATAGCAAGGGCGGAGCTCCCGGAGAAGGCGGCGGCGGTTATCAGCCAGTCTCCAGACCGGCACCCTCCAGTGCAATCGGCGATGGATTTATGAATATTCCGGATGGAGTCGAAGACGAAGGGCTTCCATTCAACTAA
- the rpsR gene encoding 30S ribosomal protein S18, with protein sequence MAYNRNDKPDGAKFKRGGMRRRKKVCVFCGEKNGVIDYKDVNKLKRYVSERGKILPRRITGNCAKHQRALTVAIKRARHIALMPYTME encoded by the coding sequence ATGGCATATAATAGGAATGATAAACCTGATGGCGCTAAGTTCAAAAGAGGCGGCATGCGCAGAAGAAAAAAAGTATGCGTATTCTGCGGAGAGAAGAACGGCGTTATTGATTACAAGGATGTAAATAAATTAAAAAGATATGTGTCTGAGAGAGGAAAAATCCTTCCTAGACGTATCACAGGCAACTGTGCAAAGCATCAGAGAGCGCTTACTGTTGCAATTAAGAGAGCAAGACATATCGCTCTTATGCCTTACACAATGGAGTAA
- a CDS encoding DNA methyltransferase yields the protein MQIIIDKIKEKTELDKDYWDFKDKKDIDSYALSQIMKYPAVMVSDMQRELIDIIASTTEVNTMLDPFCGSGTTLIESLKYDIQPYGIDINPLAYLLVMVKSTKYSIKTLTRVVADIEKKLDDDFDFEVHNFDGIDKWFREDIKIGLSRIRSLILAVESIRLRRFLWVILSDTVRDSCNSRLSTYKLYIRKPTQIKNLPGNVEKQFIRKAYAAINEFQRFYSDNKSQKKVKVLYGNVLDILKDKRRFKNDCFDLICTSPPYGDNSTTITYGQFSILQLRWIDVLDIDQNIDRSITDTQGAIDRISMGGTLYTLDQIDTSRLFEKTLSALSFHEFLIKEKRVDKARKVSSFLVDYDKYFEQSVRVLRSGGYQVITLGNRTVNDKVLPFDQITLELADYYGMEYVWSFKRNIRNKRRPKTVNKDNTQTINQEIIIILRKE from the coding sequence ATGCAGATAATCATCGATAAAATTAAAGAAAAAACTGAATTAGATAAAGATTACTGGGACTTCAAAGATAAAAAGGATATTGATTCTTATGCGTTATCCCAGATTATGAAGTACCCAGCTGTGATGGTGTCAGATATGCAAAGAGAGCTTATTGATATTATTGCATCAACGACAGAAGTGAATACGATGTTGGATCCTTTCTGTGGATCGGGTACAACACTAATTGAATCGCTTAAGTATGATATACAACCATATGGAATAGATATTAACCCTCTTGCATACTTACTTGTAATGGTGAAGTCGACTAAATATAGTATTAAAACTCTGACCAGAGTAGTAGCAGATATCGAGAAAAAATTAGATGATGACTTTGACTTCGAAGTACATAATTTTGATGGTATTGACAAGTGGTTCAGAGAAGATATAAAAATCGGACTATCAAGGATAAGATCATTGATTTTAGCAGTAGAAAGTATTCGCTTAAGAAGATTTTTATGGGTTATTCTATCTGACACTGTTAGGGATAGTTGTAATTCAAGGTTATCAACCTATAAATTGTATATTAGAAAACCTACTCAAATTAAGAATTTGCCAGGGAATGTAGAAAAACAGTTTATTCGAAAAGCATACGCAGCAATCAATGAATTTCAGAGATTTTATTCTGATAATAAAAGTCAAAAAAAAGTAAAAGTACTTTATGGAAATGTGCTAGATATCCTAAAAGATAAACGTAGATTTAAAAATGATTGTTTTGATTTGATCTGCACATCTCCTCCGTATGGTGATAACAGTACTACAATCACTTATGGTCAATTTTCTATATTGCAGCTTCGATGGATCGATGTCTTGGATATTGATCAAAATATTGATAGGAGTATTACTGATACTCAAGGAGCAATAGACAGAATTAGTATGGGTGGCACATTATATACACTTGATCAAATAGACACTTCAAGACTATTTGAAAAAACACTTTCAGCATTATCATTCCACGAGTTTTTAATTAAGGAAAAGAGAGTGGATAAGGCTAGGAAAGTAAGTAGTTTCTTAGTGGATTATGATAAGTACTTTGAGCAATCAGTACGTGTACTTAGAAGTGGTGGATATCAAGTAATCACGCTTGGAAATCGTACAGTAAATGATAAGGTATTACCATTTGATCAAATTACTTTAGAACTTGCTGATTACTATGGAATGGAATATGTTTGGAGTTTTAAGAGAAACATAAGGAATAAGCGAAGGCCTAAAACGGTCAATAAGGATAATACTCAAACGATCAATCAGGAGATAATCATAATCTTAAGAAAAGAATAG
- a CDS encoding ATP-dependent helicase: protein MDLSSYNPEQQQCILITDKDLQAIACAGSGKTRTIVGRSAYIVEQKLALPSEMVAITFTVKAANEMKERIYSYFEKEFGSTLGLAEMYIGTIHGFCLDQLQNYVPEYKKYEIVTDVQRKLLVKRRLDQSLIFKIPYYKKGKKKDNYELGQPLQGYVLSDIGLVLDTIDFAINELIDISTLDPNLREFYNEYIKLLNTRSMLDFAHVQKAYYDQLSVNSDLQKQVKALKYITVDEYQDTNTIQEAIILKMKEINPSLNVCVVGDDDQTLYEWRGSNLSVFKNFPLKFTNVKTIKLTTNYRSSVGIVKIAESVARSINPNNRVDKEFRCSDSFQYERGDIVTRTDFSDIDSENEFIINSILKLKGSKLIKSDGTETIIDYRDMAILVDSTKNLRKFNQQLLELLEKNDIDYIIDGTKQLFETKEIQTISDLLLLFAIEFCGLQPTSRITFYDEAYVQKLRSYSSINAIFYKYSTNLEDRYENTLQQFFLDLIKLYNFNKYEKATREKILYNYAVFTEIINDFEKIYFLDEFSSRIKEFVRFLSYDAKEEMYPEGWLSPKFTETKSLKIMTIYSAKGLEFPVVFMPHLCRNFMFPSQPGRGKSKEGILRYADDAVQRKLANYDKNEDAYARLFYVAVTRSMKFLFMTKSVEYTKPMGNRLYRDMTNQLRYIFSSAYYVPDGDVFLGRDMEYADDNAAEPEQLVFDFSTLQDIFECPRKFQFSSVFGFNTPLNVRMGYGRSLHNMLDDLHTSYLENQTVKDYDTLSTHMHLPLAPPGGSLYESMRASAKGIINDYTQINRPMFDFVEYIEAPIDYKLNDLVFINGRVDLIVNAKSGDIKIIDFKSDSSTLSPDLRKKQLLIYALGYHKLTGNYPTAVVSYNLRDNKPHESPVKNQDIEKVEKQINDAYHMIKSNNYPKCNNTAFCSECNFKDICAKIE, encoded by the coding sequence ATGGATTTAAGTAGTTACAACCCAGAACAGCAACAATGTATTCTTATTACAGACAAAGATCTTCAGGCTATTGCATGTGCTGGTTCTGGAAAAACCCGTACAATTGTTGGCCGCAGTGCTTATATTGTAGAACAAAAGCTGGCGTTACCTTCTGAGATGGTCGCTATTACATTTACTGTAAAGGCTGCCAACGAAATGAAGGAAAGAATCTATTCCTATTTTGAAAAAGAATTTGGTTCAACTCTTGGTTTAGCAGAAATGTACATTGGTACTATCCATGGATTTTGTCTTGATCAGCTTCAGAATTACGTTCCTGAATATAAGAAATATGAAATAGTAACAGATGTACAAAGAAAACTTCTCGTTAAGCGACGGCTTGATCAATCACTCATTTTTAAAATCCCATATTATAAGAAGGGCAAAAAGAAAGATAATTATGAGTTAGGTCAGCCTTTACAAGGTTATGTCTTAAGTGATATCGGACTAGTTCTCGATACAATTGATTTTGCAATAAACGAGCTTATCGATATTTCGACTTTAGATCCCAACCTAAGAGAATTCTATAACGAGTATATTAAACTGCTAAATACAAGAAGCATGCTGGATTTTGCTCATGTTCAAAAAGCTTACTATGATCAACTTAGTGTTAATAGTGATCTTCAAAAGCAGGTGAAAGCATTAAAGTATATTACAGTTGATGAGTACCAAGACACCAACACAATTCAAGAGGCCATAATCCTCAAGATGAAGGAAATTAATCCCAGCCTAAACGTTTGTGTTGTTGGAGACGATGATCAAACTCTATATGAATGGCGTGGTAGTAATCTAAGTGTATTTAAGAATTTCCCATTAAAGTTCACCAATGTAAAAACAATAAAGCTTACAACAAATTATCGTTCCTCGGTAGGTATAGTTAAAATAGCAGAAAGTGTTGCCAGAAGCATTAATCCTAACAATCGAGTGGATAAGGAATTTAGATGCAGTGATTCTTTTCAGTATGAACGAGGCGACATAGTTACGCGAACAGACTTTTCCGATATTGACTCCGAAAATGAGTTTATTATTAATTCAATTCTCAAACTAAAAGGAAGTAAGCTAATTAAGTCTGATGGTACAGAAACCATAATAGACTATCGTGATATGGCAATACTGGTTGACTCAACAAAAAACTTAAGGAAATTTAATCAGCAGCTTCTGGAACTCCTCGAAAAGAATGACATTGATTATATAATTGATGGTACAAAGCAGCTATTTGAAACCAAGGAAATCCAGACGATCTCTGATTTATTACTGCTCTTTGCAATAGAATTTTGTGGACTTCAGCCAACCTCTAGAATCACTTTTTATGATGAAGCATATGTGCAAAAACTTAGGTCATATTCATCTATAAATGCAATTTTCTATAAGTACAGCACTAATCTTGAAGACAGATATGAGAACACTCTTCAGCAGTTCTTTCTTGATTTGATTAAGTTATATAATTTTAATAAATATGAAAAGGCAACTAGGGAAAAAATACTCTATAATTACGCAGTATTTACAGAAATCATTAATGACTTCGAAAAAATATATTTCCTAGATGAATTTAGTTCACGTATAAAGGAATTCGTACGGTTCTTATCATATGATGCAAAGGAAGAAATGTATCCAGAAGGCTGGCTCTCACCAAAATTCACCGAGACAAAATCTCTTAAAATCATGACAATCTATAGTGCTAAAGGTCTCGAATTTCCAGTCGTCTTCATGCCTCACTTATGCAGGAACTTCATGTTCCCGTCTCAGCCGGGAAGAGGAAAATCTAAAGAGGGAATTTTAAGGTATGCTGATGATGCAGTACAACGTAAGCTGGCAAACTATGATAAAAATGAAGACGCCTATGCTCGCCTGTTTTATGTGGCAGTTACGCGGAGTATGAAGTTCTTGTTCATGACGAAATCGGTTGAGTATACTAAACCCATGGGAAACAGACTTTATAGAGATATGACAAATCAACTACGATATATATTTAGTTCCGCATACTATGTACCAGATGGTGACGTTTTTCTTGGAAGAGATATGGAATATGCCGATGATAATGCCGCAGAACCTGAGCAATTGGTATTTGACTTTTCAACATTACAGGACATATTTGAATGCCCCAGAAAGTTCCAGTTCTCATCAGTTTTTGGCTTCAACACACCATTAAATGTACGAATGGGTTACGGTAGATCACTTCATAATATGCTAGATGACCTACATACGTCATATTTGGAAAATCAAACTGTAAAAGACTATGATACGCTAAGTACTCATATGCATCTTCCGTTGGCACCACCAGGAGGTAGCTTATATGAGAGTATGCGTGCTTCAGCGAAGGGTATTATTAATGATTATACTCAAATCAACAGACCAATGTTTGACTTTGTTGAATATATTGAAGCGCCTATAGACTATAAGCTAAACGATTTAGTATTTATTAATGGACGTGTTGACCTAATTGTAAATGCTAAATCTGGGGATATAAAAATCATAGATTTTAAAAGTGATTCGAGTACTCTATCACCTGATCTTAGGAAAAAGCAACTCCTAATTTATGCATTGGGCTATCATAAGTTAACTGGAAATTATCCGACTGCCGTTGTGTCGTATAACCTACGTGACAACAAACCACATGAGTCTCCTGTTAAGAATCAAGATATAGAGAAAGTTGAGAAGCAGATTAATGATGCATATCATATGATCAAATCGAATAACTACCCCAAATGCAATAATACAGCTTTTTGCTCCGAATGTAATTTCAAAGATATTTGTGCAAAAATTGAATAG
- a CDS encoding helix-turn-helix domain-containing protein, with amino-acid sequence MIENLGERLRNLRTSQHISQTDLSKRIGVTNALISAIEKGERSPSLETLIKLASYFKVSTDYLLGIKAKEPVNLDGLSSNEVQAIITIINSLKNKDN; translated from the coding sequence ATGATAGAAAATCTTGGTGAGCGTTTACGGAATTTAAGAACAAGCCAGCATATTTCTCAAACAGACCTTTCCAAAAGAATTGGAGTAACAAATGCCCTTATTTCTGCTATCGAAAAAGGTGAAAGGTCTCCAAGTCTGGAAACACTTATAAAACTTGCAAGCTATTTTAAAGTTTCAACAGATTATCTGTTAGGAATCAAGGCTAAAGAACCTGTTAATTTAGATGGCTTATCCTCCAATGAAGTCCAGGCCATTATCACCATCATAAATTCATTAAAGAATAAGGACAATTAA
- a CDS encoding DUF4365 domain-containing protein: MITEFPQRPKQHEIDTRGSNLLSYVLPKEYIFRFLGERDYGIDGLIELALGGQVSGVFLSVQLKSSENVHWTKDGTVKINIPKTTCNYWMQNTMPVLLFLADLSTQKVYYGDVKAQLKKRYVDYITNNSFSFILSNKNELHFPIQQNIQNEDDYIIAYGFQFRFMAFVLSMVRRPTFEANLKEFVSNWRRYFEHLKHQGADPFLLQPISFYEQTIHIHNCMLYISSELNLEMQGIDFQTIKNNLEEMYEYYEAIPRYEVLEHEITVLHSQIQEYIEIIILGIKNHVLIIEKDFWRLKFSNVYQEAKKMDWNSGEH; this comes from the coding sequence ATGATAACTGAATTTCCCCAAAGACCAAAGCAACATGAAATTGATACAAGAGGTTCGAATTTATTATCATATGTTCTGCCTAAAGAATATATTTTTCGTTTTTTGGGAGAAAGAGATTATGGTATTGACGGATTAATAGAATTAGCCTTAGGTGGACAGGTTTCTGGTGTGTTTTTGTCTGTTCAACTAAAATCATCAGAAAATGTACATTGGACAAAAGACGGCACTGTAAAAATAAACATACCTAAAACAACTTGCAATTATTGGATGCAAAATACTATGCCTGTTTTATTGTTTTTAGCTGATTTATCAACGCAAAAAGTTTATTATGGTGATGTAAAGGCACAACTTAAAAAAAGATATGTGGATTATATTACGAATAACAGTTTTTCGTTTATACTTTCGAATAAAAATGAGTTGCATTTTCCTATACAACAGAATATCCAAAACGAAGACGATTATATAATTGCCTATGGCTTTCAATTTCGATTTATGGCATTTGTGCTAAGTATGGTGAGGCGTCCTACATTTGAAGCTAATTTAAAAGAATTTGTATCAAACTGGAGGAGATATTTTGAACATCTTAAACATCAAGGCGCTGATCCCTTTTTATTGCAACCTATAAGTTTTTATGAGCAAACAATTCATATCCATAATTGTATGCTCTATATTTCAAGTGAGCTTAACCTAGAAATGCAGGGTATTGATTTTCAAACAATTAAAAATAACTTGGAAGAAATGTATGAATATTATGAAGCTATACCTAGATATGAAGTTCTAGAACATGAGATCACTGTTCTTCATTCTCAGATTCAGGAATACATCGAAATCATTATACTTGGTATTAAAAATCATGTTTTAATTATAGAAAAAGATTTTTGGAGGTTAAAATTTTCAAATGTATACCAAGAAGCAAAAAAGATGGATTGGAACTCCGGGGAACACTGA